The following proteins come from a genomic window of Streptomyces liliiviolaceus:
- a CDS encoding ABC transporter ATP-binding protein, producing MLKLDGATVRFGGRAVLDDVGLDVAEHETVCVLGPSGSGKSTLLRAVAGLQRLDAGRVFLDGRDLDGVPAHKRGVGLMFQDHQLFPQRDVAGNVAFGPRMHGESKRQQALRVGELLALVGLPGAQGRAVASLSGGEQQRVALARALAPRPRLLMLDEPLGQLDRSLRERLVVELRELFGELGTTVLAVTHDQGEAFALADRVVVMRDGRIAQSGTPLEVWQRPADAFVARFLGFENVTGAVVSGDVADTPWGKLPVPSGTSQGEVTLLVRPAGVRLVPAAEGLRCAVAARTFRGTHVAVRLQPEGAPRIEAACALRDAPGVGEEVGVAFDAADVVVLGGTQGP from the coding sequence ATGCTCAAGCTCGATGGGGCGACCGTGCGGTTCGGGGGGCGGGCCGTGCTCGACGACGTCGGACTCGATGTCGCCGAGCACGAGACCGTGTGCGTCCTCGGGCCCAGCGGCAGCGGCAAGTCGACGCTGCTGAGGGCCGTCGCGGGGCTCCAGCGGCTCGACGCCGGGCGGGTCTTCCTGGACGGCCGCGACCTCGACGGGGTGCCCGCGCACAAGCGGGGGGTCGGCCTGATGTTCCAGGACCATCAGCTGTTCCCGCAGCGCGATGTGGCCGGAAACGTTGCCTTCGGGCCGCGGATGCACGGGGAGTCGAAGCGACAGCAGGCGCTGCGGGTGGGGGAGTTGCTGGCGCTCGTGGGGCTGCCGGGCGCGCAGGGGCGGGCCGTCGCCTCCCTCTCCGGGGGCGAACAGCAGCGGGTCGCGCTCGCCCGTGCGCTGGCTCCCCGGCCCCGGCTGCTCATGCTCGACGAACCGCTCGGCCAGCTGGACCGCTCGCTGCGTGAACGGCTCGTGGTCGAACTGCGCGAACTCTTCGGCGAGTTGGGCACCACCGTGCTCGCGGTCACCCACGACCAGGGCGAGGCCTTCGCGCTCGCCGACCGGGTCGTCGTGATGCGGGACGGGCGGATCGCCCAGTCGGGTACGCCGCTTGAGGTCTGGCAGCGTCCGGCCGACGCGTTCGTGGCCCGCTTCCTCGGCTTCGAGAACGTGACCGGGGCGGTCGTCTCCGGGGACGTCGCGGACACCCCCTGGGGCAAGCTGCCGGTGCCCTCGGGTACTTCGCAGGGCGAGGTCACGCTGCTCGTCAGGCCCGCGGGTGTACGGCTCGTACCGGCCGCGGAGGGGCTGCGGTGCGCTGTGGCCGCGCGGACGTTCCGGGGTACGCACGTTGCCGTGCGGCTGCAGCCCGAGGGGGCGCCGCGGATCGAGGCGGCGTGTGCGTTGCGGGATGCGCCGGGGGTGGGGGAGGAGGTCGGGGTGGCCTTTGACGCGGCCGACGTTGTCGTGCTCGGAGGGACTCAGGGCCCCTGA
- a CDS encoding LAETG motif-containing sortase-dependent surface protein → MRILGVASASAALTLGLAGNALACNISEFSAVAKCDGTKGIISVTDKDPSGVKATVSVFLQSNGADAKLVGEQEVKGTREGVTIDFAEDWKPNATYRVHVKAGNQVDEDIKENLVTPSEGCESPETTPPATPKPSEKPSEPAEEPSEPAESPEPSESETTPAASTGDNAPSPAGDSNLAETGSSSNTGAIAGIAAALVAAGAGVMFALRRRGAAKTR, encoded by the coding sequence GTGCGCATTCTCGGAGTTGCCTCCGCCTCGGCCGCGCTCACGCTCGGTCTCGCCGGCAACGCGCTCGCCTGCAACATCAGCGAGTTCTCGGCCGTCGCCAAGTGCGACGGCACGAAGGGCATCATCAGCGTCACCGACAAGGACCCGTCGGGCGTCAAGGCCACGGTCAGTGTCTTCCTCCAGTCGAACGGTGCCGACGCGAAGCTCGTCGGTGAGCAGGAGGTCAAGGGCACGCGCGAGGGCGTGACCATCGACTTCGCCGAGGACTGGAAGCCGAACGCGACGTACCGCGTGCACGTCAAGGCCGGCAACCAGGTCGACGAGGACATCAAGGAGAACCTCGTCACCCCGTCCGAGGGCTGCGAGTCCCCGGAGACCACGCCTCCGGCGACCCCGAAGCCCTCGGAGAAGCCCTCCGAGCCGGCCGAGGAACCGTCGGAGCCCGCCGAGTCCCCGGAGCCGTCCGAGTCGGAGACCACTCCGGCCGCGTCGACCGGTGACAACGCGCCGTCCCCCGCGGGCGACTCGAACCTCGCCGAGACCGGTTCCAGCTCCAACACCGGTGCGATCGCCGGCATCGCGGCCGCGCTCGTGGCGGCCGGCGCCGGCGTGATGTTCGCGCTCCGCCGCCGAGGCGCAGCCAAGACCCGCTGA
- a CDS encoding DUF6233 domain-containing protein codes for MSDKVPRLDRLRSVREWLAWQLRRTDDTIAELERQEAAAARAARTPPLPASAPAPAPGWKLALRRAGGRPAPDAVHTSDCGMAGKNTRPLPREQALRALTEDGISACPYCRPDNDLGVL; via the coding sequence GTGTCCGATAAAGTGCCTCGCCTGGATCGCCTGCGCAGCGTCCGCGAATGGCTGGCCTGGCAGCTGCGCCGCACAGACGACACCATCGCCGAGCTCGAACGTCAGGAGGCAGCCGCTGCCCGTGCCGCGCGCACACCGCCCTTGCCCGCGTCCGCGCCCGCGCCAGCGCCCGGCTGGAAACTCGCGCTGCGAAGAGCGGGTGGCAGACCCGCCCCCGACGCCGTCCATACGAGCGACTGCGGCATGGCCGGGAAGAACACGAGACCGCTGCCCCGCGAGCAGGCGCTCCGGGCTCTCACGGAGGACGGCATCAGCGCGTGTCCCTATTGCCGGCCCGACAACGATCTGGGTGTGCTGTGA
- the rlmN gene encoding 23S rRNA (adenine(2503)-C(2))-methyltransferase RlmN codes for MPKPGELTFVAPRGAKKPPRHLADLTPAERKEAVAAVGEKPFRAKQLSQHYFARFAHDPEQWTDIPAGSRAKLQEALLPELMTVVRHLSTDDDTTRKTLWRLFDGTLVESVLMRYPDRVTMCISSQAGCGMNCPFCATGQAGLDRNLSTGEIVHQIVDGMRALRDGEIPGGPARLSNIVFMGMGEPLANYKRVVQSIRALTDPEPDGLGLSQRGITVSTVGLVPAINRFADEGFKCRLAISLHAPDDELRDTLVPVNTRWKVREVLDAGWEYAARSGRRLSIEYALIRDINDQAWRGDRLGRMLKGKPVHVNLIPLNPTPGSKWTASRPEDEKAFVEAIAAHGVPVTVRDTRGQEIDGACGQLAATER; via the coding sequence ATGCCTAAGCCCGGAGAACTCACATTCGTCGCCCCCCGCGGAGCCAAGAAGCCGCCGCGGCACCTTGCCGATCTCACGCCCGCCGAGCGTAAAGAGGCCGTCGCCGCGGTCGGTGAGAAGCCGTTTCGTGCCAAACAGCTCTCGCAGCACTACTTCGCGCGGTTCGCGCACGATCCGGAGCAGTGGACCGACATCCCTGCCGGCTCGCGCGCCAAGCTGCAGGAAGCGCTGCTGCCCGAGCTGATGACGGTCGTGCGGCATCTGTCCACCGATGACGACACCACCCGCAAGACCCTCTGGCGGCTCTTCGACGGCACGCTCGTCGAGTCCGTGCTGATGCGCTACCCGGACCGGGTCACCATGTGCATCAGCTCACAGGCGGGCTGCGGGATGAACTGCCCGTTCTGCGCGACGGGACAGGCCGGTCTCGACCGGAACCTGTCGACCGGCGAGATCGTGCACCAGATCGTCGACGGCATGCGGGCACTGCGCGACGGGGAGATCCCGGGCGGCCCGGCGCGGCTCAGCAACATCGTCTTCATGGGCATGGGCGAGCCGCTCGCCAACTACAAGCGGGTCGTCCAGTCCATCCGGGCGCTCACCGACCCGGAGCCGGACGGGCTCGGGCTCTCGCAGCGCGGGATCACCGTCTCGACCGTCGGTCTCGTCCCCGCCATCAACCGGTTCGCCGACGAGGGCTTCAAGTGCCGTCTCGCCATCTCCCTGCACGCACCGGACGACGAGCTGCGCGACACCCTCGTACCGGTCAACACGCGGTGGAAGGTGCGGGAGGTGCTGGACGCGGGCTGGGAGTACGCGGCCAGGTCGGGGCGCCGGCTCTCCATCGAGTACGCGCTCATCCGGGACATCAACGACCAGGCGTGGCGCGGTGACCGGCTCGGGCGGATGCTCAAGGGCAAGCCGGTGCATGTGAACCTGATCCCGCTGAACCCGACGCCCGGCTCCAAGTGGACCGCCTCACGGCCCGAGGACGAGAAGGCGTTCGTCGAGGCGATCGCCGCCCATGGGGTGCCGGTCACGGTCCGGGACACCCGTGGTCAGGAGATCGACGGGGCGTGCGGGCAGCTCGCGGCCACCGAGCGGTAG
- a CDS encoding LOG family protein: MQTSPAHVAHHNDREIETLEEFDATVSARGTLAGFRVQAVDLTDRTKELLASDTAGAVFLGCPMRENAAAKIRADGALVFPPLPGVPFDPYRGHLYTPDELFGSLDKSYEATPDAVAYDWFQRTRADGDVYASMLRSVHDDAVSDALDELLRGARVVGVMGGHAIARGTEAYGSAARLGRALARAGFTVATGGGPGAMEAANLGAYAAPYRDGMLDEACELLGKAPSFVPSVTDWARAAFEVRERWPKGNASVGIPTWFYGHEPPNAFASHIAKYFANATREDGLLARSNAGVVFLPGAAGTVQEIFDNTTPNYYESRGEPTPMVLVDRAHWTQRLPAWPLLQALARDRSMESRIALVDRIEEAPEALDRLSRVNET; the protein is encoded by the coding sequence GTGCAGACGAGCCCCGCCCATGTGGCCCATCACAACGACCGTGAGATCGAGACGCTGGAGGAGTTCGACGCGACCGTCTCGGCCCGCGGCACCCTCGCCGGATTCCGTGTCCAGGCCGTCGACCTGACGGACCGTACGAAAGAGCTGCTCGCCAGCGACACCGCGGGCGCCGTCTTCCTGGGCTGCCCGATGCGGGAGAACGCGGCGGCGAAGATCCGGGCCGACGGCGCGCTGGTCTTCCCGCCCCTGCCCGGTGTGCCGTTCGACCCGTACCGCGGTCATCTCTACACGCCCGACGAGCTGTTCGGCTCCCTCGACAAGAGCTACGAGGCGACGCCGGACGCCGTCGCGTACGACTGGTTCCAGCGGACCCGGGCCGACGGTGACGTCTACGCGTCGATGCTGCGCTCGGTCCACGACGACGCCGTCTCCGACGCCCTCGACGAACTCCTGCGCGGGGCGCGCGTGGTGGGCGTGATGGGCGGCCACGCGATCGCGCGCGGCACCGAGGCGTACGGGAGCGCGGCCCGGCTGGGGCGCGCGCTCGCCCGCGCCGGGTTCACGGTGGCGACCGGCGGCGGCCCCGGCGCGATGGAGGCGGCCAACCTCGGCGCGTACGCGGCCCCGTACCGCGACGGCATGCTGGACGAGGCGTGCGAACTCCTCGGGAAGGCACCGTCGTTCGTGCCGTCGGTGACCGACTGGGCGCGCGCCGCCTTCGAGGTGCGCGAGCGCTGGCCGAAAGGCAACGCCTCCGTCGGCATCCCCACCTGGTTCTACGGGCACGAGCCGCCGAACGCCTTCGCCTCCCACATAGCCAAGTACTTCGCCAACGCCACCCGCGAGGACGGCCTGCTGGCCCGCTCGAACGCGGGCGTGGTCTTCCTGCCCGGCGCCGCCGGGACGGTCCAGGAGATCTTCGACAACACGACCCCCAACTACTACGAGTCGCGCGGCGAACCCACCCCCATGGTCCTGGTGGACCGCGCCCACTGGACGCAGCGGCTGCCGGCCTGGCCGCTCCTCCAAGCCCTCGCCCGCGACCGCTCGATGGAGTCCCGCATCGCGCTGGTGGACCGGATCGAGGAGGCTCCGGAAGCGCTCGACCGCCTGTCGCGTGTAAATGAAACCTAA
- a CDS encoding VOC family protein — protein MYQQMIFVNLAVNDVDVSKKFFSELGYTINAQFSDENTASVVISDTIVAMLLNKQRYADFTKKEIADSTKTSEVLLCLSAESREKVDELVDKAIAAGGSASGETQDHGVMYGRAFDDPDGHTWEVMWMDPSVVQG, from the coding sequence ATGTACCAGCAGATGATCTTCGTGAACCTGGCCGTGAACGACGTGGACGTGTCCAAGAAGTTCTTCTCGGAGCTCGGCTACACGATCAACGCCCAGTTCTCGGACGAGAACACCGCGTCCGTCGTCATCAGCGACACGATCGTCGCGATGCTGCTGAACAAGCAGCGCTACGCGGACTTCACGAAGAAGGAGATCGCGGACTCGACGAAGACGAGCGAGGTGCTCCTGTGTCTGAGCGCCGAGAGCCGCGAGAAGGTCGACGAGCTGGTCGACAAGGCGATCGCCGCGGGCGGTTCGGCGAGCGGGGAGACCCAGGACCACGGTGTCATGTACGGGCGCGCCTTCGACGACCCGGACGGCCACACCTGGGAGGTCATGTGGATGGACCCGTCCGTCGTCCAGGGCTGA
- a CDS encoding thiamine ABC transporter substrate-binding protein → MSNKSNKSSIFRITAVVAAGGLGLAALSGCGSSDSGDGDGGSGSKTVTLVSHDSFAYTKDVLKAFEKESGYKVRVLKDGDAGQAVNKAILTKDNPQGDVFFGVDNTLLSRALDNGLFQSYEAKGADGIQARYRVDQDKHRVTPIDSGDICVNYDKAWFSEHELAVPTSFDDLIKPAYKDLLVTENASTSSPGLGFLLGTAAEYGDDGWEGYWKKLKANGVKVVDGWEQAYNEEFSGSAGGKKAKGDRPLVVSYASSPPAEVIYADPKPKTAPTGVADGTCFRQVEYAGLLSNAKNSKGGKALIDFLIGKRFQEDMPLNMFVYPVIEGAKVPDAFTQYGPAAANPETLDPARIADNRDEWVKSWTSLVLK, encoded by the coding sequence GTGAGCAACAAGAGCAACAAGAGCAGCATCTTCAGGATCACCGCCGTGGTCGCGGCCGGCGGTCTCGGCCTCGCCGCGCTCAGCGGGTGCGGGTCGTCCGACTCCGGGGACGGCGACGGGGGCTCCGGGTCCAAGACCGTCACCCTCGTCAGCCATGACTCCTTCGCCTACACCAAGGACGTACTGAAGGCGTTCGAGAAGGAGTCCGGGTACAAGGTCCGGGTCCTCAAGGACGGCGACGCCGGGCAGGCCGTCAACAAGGCGATCCTCACCAAGGACAACCCGCAGGGAGACGTCTTCTTCGGCGTCGACAACACCCTGCTCTCCCGCGCGCTCGACAACGGACTGTTCCAGTCGTACGAGGCCAAGGGCGCCGACGGCATCCAGGCGCGGTACCGGGTCGACCAGGACAAGCACCGGGTCACGCCCATCGACTCCGGAGACATCTGCGTCAACTACGACAAGGCCTGGTTCAGCGAGCACGAGCTGGCCGTGCCGACGTCCTTCGACGATCTGATCAAGCCCGCGTACAAGGATCTGCTCGTCACCGAGAACGCCTCGACCTCCTCGCCCGGCCTCGGCTTCCTCCTCGGCACCGCCGCCGAGTACGGCGACGACGGCTGGGAGGGCTACTGGAAGAAACTCAAGGCCAACGGCGTGAAGGTCGTCGACGGCTGGGAGCAGGCCTACAACGAGGAGTTCTCCGGATCCGCCGGTGGCAAGAAGGCCAAGGGCGACAGGCCGCTCGTCGTCTCGTACGCCTCCTCGCCGCCCGCCGAGGTCATCTACGCCGACCCCAAGCCCAAGACCGCCCCGACGGGTGTCGCGGACGGCACCTGCTTCCGCCAGGTCGAGTACGCGGGCCTGCTGAGCAACGCGAAGAACAGCAAGGGCGGCAAGGCGCTCATCGACTTCCTGATCGGCAAGCGGTTCCAGGAGGACATGCCGCTCAACATGTTCGTCTACCCGGTGATCGAGGGCGCCAAGGTGCCCGACGCGTTCACGCAGTACGGTCCCGCCGCCGCGAACCCCGAGACCCTGGACCCCGCCAGGATCGCCGACAACCGTGACGAGTGGGTCAAGTCATGGACCTCGCTCGTACTGAAGTAG
- a CDS encoding ABC transporter permease: MDLARTEVEPRARPRSPRSPHRGSVARLGLMVVPVAFFGVFFAYPVVAITVRGLKVDGVWRFGRIADVLGQSDIRHVLWFTTWQALASTALTLLIALPGAYVFARFEFRGKQILRAVVTVPFVLPTVVVGTAFLALLGRGGLLDELWGVRLDTTVWAILLAHVFFNYAVVVRTVGGLWSQLDPRQEEAARMLGASRFAAWRRVTLPALGPAVAAAALMVFLFTFTSFGVVQILGGPTFSTLEVEIYRQTSEIFDLSTAAVLTLVQFVAVGAILAVHARTVRRRETALRLVDAGATARRPRGAGQWALLAGVLGSIAVLLVLPLAVLVERSLDAPGFGYYKALTRNEGSLFLVPPIDAVGNSLRYALAATAIALLIGGLAAAALTRRDTGRLGRLVRGFDALLMLPLGVSAVTVGFGFLIALDEPPLDLRSTWILVPLAQALVGVPFVVRTMLPVLRAVDGRLREAAAVLGASPWRVWREVDLPMVRRALLIAAGFAFAVSLGEFGATVFIARPDNPTLPVAVARLLGRAGDLNYGQAMALSTLLMLVCAVALLVLERLRTDLRSDRTGEF, encoded by the coding sequence ATGGACCTCGCTCGTACTGAAGTAGAGCCCCGCGCGCGCCCCCGGTCTCCGCGGTCTCCGCACCGGGGGAGCGTGGCACGGCTCGGGCTCATGGTCGTGCCCGTCGCGTTCTTCGGGGTCTTCTTCGCCTATCCGGTCGTCGCGATCACCGTCCGCGGGCTGAAGGTCGACGGGGTCTGGCGGTTCGGGCGGATCGCGGACGTGCTCGGACAGTCCGACATCCGGCACGTCCTGTGGTTCACCACCTGGCAGGCGCTCGCCTCGACCGCGCTCACCCTGCTGATCGCGCTCCCCGGCGCGTACGTCTTCGCGCGCTTCGAGTTCAGGGGCAAGCAGATCCTGCGGGCCGTCGTCACCGTGCCGTTCGTGCTGCCGACGGTCGTCGTGGGCACGGCCTTCCTGGCCCTGCTCGGCCGCGGCGGGCTGCTGGACGAGCTGTGGGGCGTACGCCTGGACACCACCGTGTGGGCCATCCTGCTCGCGCACGTCTTCTTCAACTACGCGGTCGTCGTCCGCACGGTCGGCGGCCTCTGGTCGCAGCTCGACCCGCGGCAGGAGGAGGCCGCGCGGATGCTCGGCGCCTCCCGGTTCGCGGCCTGGCGCAGGGTGACGCTCCCGGCGCTCGGCCCGGCCGTGGCCGCCGCCGCGCTCATGGTGTTCCTCTTCACCTTCACCTCCTTCGGTGTCGTGCAGATCCTCGGTGGCCCCACCTTCTCCACCCTCGAAGTCGAGATCTACCGGCAGACCTCGGAGATCTTCGACCTCTCCACGGCCGCCGTGCTGACCCTCGTCCAGTTCGTCGCGGTGGGCGCGATCCTCGCCGTCCACGCCCGGACCGTACGGCGGCGCGAGACGGCCCTGAGGCTGGTGGACGCCGGCGCGACCGCGCGCCGGCCGCGCGGGGCGGGGCAGTGGGCGCTGCTCGCGGGTGTCCTCGGCTCCATCGCCGTCCTGCTCGTCCTGCCGCTCGCCGTCCTGGTCGAGCGCTCGCTCGACGCCCCCGGCTTCGGCTACTACAAGGCGCTCACCCGCAACGAGGGCAGCCTCTTCCTCGTCCCGCCCATCGACGCCGTCGGCAACTCGCTGCGGTACGCCCTCGCCGCCACCGCCATCGCCCTGCTGATCGGCGGACTCGCGGCCGCGGCCCTCACCCGGCGGGACACCGGACGGCTCGGCCGTCTCGTCCGCGGCTTCGACGCGCTGCTCATGCTGCCGCTCGGCGTCTCCGCCGTGACCGTCGGCTTCGGCTTCCTCATCGCCCTCGACGAGCCGCCGCTGGATCTGCGGAGCACCTGGATCCTGGTGCCGCTCGCGCAGGCGCTGGTGGGCGTCCCCTTCGTCGTACGGACCATGCTGCCGGTGCTGCGCGCGGTGGACGGACGGCTGCGCGAGGCCGCCGCGGTGCTCGGGGCCTCGCCCTGGCGGGTGTGGCGCGAGGTCGATCTGCCGATGGTGCGGCGGGCGCTGCTGATCGCGGCGGGGTTCGCCTTCGCGGTGTCGCTGGGCGAGTTCGGCGCGACCGTCTTCATCGCACGGCCCGACAACCCGACGCTGCCGGTCGCCGTGGCACGGCTGCTCGGACGGGCCGGCGACCTCAACTACGGGCAGGCCATGGCCCTGTCGACCCTCTTGATGCTGGTGTGCGCGGTGGCGCTGCTGGTCCTCGAACGCCTTCGCACCGACCTTCGCTCCGACCGGACGGGAGAGTTCTGA
- a CDS encoding ABC transporter ATP-binding protein — translation MAAPPDNDVLWARALHVKHNGSPALTGVSIGVRAGEILAVGGPRGSGKTTLLQCLSGQLLAQQGEVWFNSTPVHTMSPTHRERLRRDRFGWIDPAPVLVPELTAWENAALLLMLRGVSRRRAKTAALEWLDRLDVGGCARKRPYALLRSEAQRVAIARALAPAPSVIFADEPTAPLHRADRAQVLRTLTAAARSHGITVVLATHDTDTAALADRTVSLLDGRRVNTVHLPPVAEPPEPAGATGPAGTEGRAACSLSA, via the coding sequence ATGGCGGCTCCGCCGGACAACGACGTGCTCTGGGCACGTGCCCTGCACGTCAAGCACAACGGCTCACCCGCACTCACCGGCGTCTCGATCGGGGTTCGCGCGGGCGAGATCCTCGCCGTCGGCGGACCGCGCGGCAGCGGCAAGACGACCCTCCTCCAGTGCCTGTCGGGCCAGCTCCTGGCCCAGCAGGGCGAGGTCTGGTTCAACAGCACGCCCGTCCACACCATGAGCCCGACGCACCGCGAGCGGCTGCGCCGCGACCGGTTCGGCTGGATCGACCCGGCCCCGGTCCTCGTGCCCGAGCTCACCGCCTGGGAGAACGCCGCCCTGCTCCTGATGCTGCGCGGGGTGAGCCGCCGCCGGGCCAAGACCGCCGCGCTGGAGTGGCTGGACCGCCTCGACGTCGGCGGCTGCGCCCGCAAACGCCCGTACGCCCTGCTCCGGTCGGAGGCCCAGCGGGTGGCCATCGCCCGTGCCCTGGCACCCGCGCCGAGCGTGATCTTCGCCGACGAGCCCACCGCGCCGCTGCACCGCGCCGACCGCGCCCAGGTGCTGCGGACGCTCACCGCGGCGGCCCGTTCGCACGGGATCACGGTCGTCCTGGCCACGCACGACACGGACACGGCGGCGCTCGCCGACCGCACGGTGTCGCTGCTCGACGGACGGCGCGTGAACACGGTCCATCTGCCACCGGTAGCGGAACCACCTGAGCCCGCCGGGGCGACCGGGCCCGCCGGGACGGAAGGCCGGGCCGCGTGCTCGCTCTCCGCCTAG
- a CDS encoding Lrp/AsnC family transcriptional regulator, protein MHSERVASRSADPRDPRDSRESRSGTPQLDAVSLGIIEQLQEDGRRPYAAIGKAVGLSEAAVRQRVQKLLDQGVMQIVAVTDPLTVGFRRQAMVGINADGDLEPVADALTAMPEVEYVVMTAGSFDILAEIVCEDDDHLLDVINKRIRILPGVRSTESFVYLKLKKQTYMWGTR, encoded by the coding sequence GTGCACAGTGAGCGCGTGGCCAGTCGAAGCGCAGACCCCAGGGACCCCCGGGACTCCCGTGAGTCCAGGAGCGGCACCCCCCAGCTGGATGCCGTCTCCCTCGGCATCATCGAGCAGCTCCAGGAGGACGGCCGCCGGCCGTACGCCGCGATAGGCAAGGCCGTGGGCCTTTCCGAGGCGGCCGTGCGCCAGCGCGTCCAGAAGCTGCTCGACCAGGGCGTGATGCAGATCGTCGCCGTCACGGACCCGCTCACCGTGGGTTTCCGCAGGCAGGCGATGGTGGGCATCAACGCCGACGGCGACCTGGAACCGGTCGCGGACGCGCTGACCGCCATGCCGGAGGTCGAGTACGTGGTGATGACCGCGGGCTCCTTCGACATCCTCGCCGAGATCGTCTGCGAGGACGACGACCACCTGCTGGACGTCATCAACAAACGCATCCGGATCCTGCCCGGCGTGCGCTCCACCGAGAGCTTCGTCTACCTCAAGCTCAAGAAGCAGACCTACATGTGGGGAACCCGATAG
- a CDS encoding aspartate aminotransferase family protein yields MGNPIAVTAKDLSRTAYDHLWMHFTRMSSYENAPVPTIVRGEGTYIYDDKGKRYLDGLAGLFVVQAGHGRAELAETAARQAQELAFFPIWSYAHPKAVELAERLAHHAPGDLNKVFFTTGGGEAVETAWKLAKQYFKLQGKPTKYKVISRAVAYHGTPQGALSITGLPALKAPFEPLVPGAHKVPNTNIYRAPAFLDNGSGVSPEAFGRWAADQIEEQILFEGPETVAAVFLEPVQNAGGCFPPPPGYFQRVREICDQYDVLLVSDEVICAFGRLGTMFACDKFDYVPDMITCAKGMTSGYSPIGACIISDRLAEPFYQGDNTFLHGYTFGGHPVSAAVGLANLDIFEREKLNEHVLANESAFLSTLQKLHDLPIVGDVRGNGFFYGIELVKDKATKETFTDEESERVLYGFVSKKLFEYGLYCRADDRGDPVIQLSPPLISDQSTFDEIEGIVRQVLTEAWAKL; encoded by the coding sequence GTGGGGAACCCGATAGCCGTGACTGCCAAGGACCTCAGCCGCACCGCGTACGACCACCTGTGGATGCACTTCACCCGCATGTCCTCGTACGAGAACGCGCCCGTCCCCACGATCGTCCGTGGCGAGGGGACCTACATCTACGACGACAAGGGCAAGCGCTACCTCGACGGTCTGGCCGGTCTGTTCGTGGTCCAGGCGGGCCACGGCCGCGCCGAACTGGCCGAGACGGCCGCCCGGCAGGCCCAGGAACTGGCCTTCTTCCCGATCTGGTCGTACGCCCACCCGAAGGCCGTCGAGCTGGCCGAGCGCCTCGCGCACCACGCTCCCGGCGACCTGAACAAGGTCTTCTTCACCACCGGTGGCGGCGAGGCCGTGGAGACCGCGTGGAAGCTCGCCAAGCAGTACTTCAAGCTGCAGGGCAAGCCGACCAAGTACAAGGTCATCTCGCGCGCGGTCGCCTACCACGGCACCCCGCAGGGCGCCCTGTCCATCACGGGCCTGCCCGCCCTGAAGGCCCCGTTCGAGCCGCTGGTCCCCGGCGCGCACAAGGTCCCGAACACCAACATCTACCGCGCGCCCGCGTTCCTCGACAACGGCTCCGGCGTCTCCCCCGAGGCCTTCGGCCGCTGGGCCGCCGACCAGATCGAGGAGCAGATCCTCTTCGAGGGCCCCGAGACGGTCGCCGCCGTCTTCCTGGAGCCCGTGCAGAACGCCGGCGGCTGCTTCCCGCCGCCGCCCGGCTACTTCCAGCGGGTGCGCGAGATCTGCGATCAGTACGACGTGCTGCTCGTCTCGGACGAGGTCATCTGCGCCTTCGGCCGCCTGGGCACGATGTTCGCCTGCGACAAGTTCGACTACGTACCGGACATGATCACCTGCGCCAAGGGCATGACCTCGGGCTACTCCCCGATCGGCGCCTGCATCATCTCGGACCGCCTCGCCGAGCCGTTCTACCAGGGCGACAACACCTTCCTGCACGGCTACACCTTCGGCGGTCACCCGGTGTCCGCCGCCGTGGGCCTCGCGAACCTCGACATCTTCGAGCGCGAGAAGCTCAACGAGCACGTCCTGGCGAACGAGAGCGCGTTCCTCTCCACCCTCCAGAAGCTGCACGACCTGCCGATCGTCGGCGACGTCCGCGGCAACGGCTTCTTCTACGGCATCGAGCTGGTGAAGGACAAGGCCACCAAGGAGACCTTCACGGACGAGGAGTCGGAGCGCGTGCTCTACGGCTTCGTCTCCAAGAAGCTCTTCGAGTACGGCCTCTACTGCCGCGCCGACGACCGCGGTGACCCGGTCATCCAGCTGTCGCCGCCGCTGATCTCCGACCAGTCGACGTTCGACGAGATCGAGGGGATCGTCCGCCAGGTCCTGACGGAGGCCTGGGCGAAGCTGTGA